One stretch of Croceibacterium atlanticum DNA includes these proteins:
- a CDS encoding lytic transglycosylase domain-containing protein, which translates to MNCRCLAIALVLAVQMAGSSPVAAEPAPGIATAHPYAAHVADAARRFGIPQDWIWAVMRIESNGERRAVSSAGAMGLMQIMPATWANLRARYRLGSDPFDPRDNIMAGAAYLREMHDRYGNAAAMLAAYNAGPGRYEQYLSRGRPLPRETRAYLTKLTAVTGNSGYATLAAAPPPDPLAWRRARLFPARADGIPATEDAVTDEASDSSPTAPPGAVEPPANGLFVSLSGQ; encoded by the coding sequence ATGAACTGCCGGTGTCTTGCAATCGCCCTGGTATTGGCCGTGCAGATGGCCGGTTCGTCGCCGGTCGCTGCGGAACCTGCGCCCGGCATTGCCACGGCCCATCCTTATGCAGCGCATGTGGCCGATGCAGCGCGGCGGTTCGGCATTCCCCAGGACTGGATATGGGCAGTCATGCGCATCGAAAGCAACGGTGAGAGGCGCGCTGTTTCGTCCGCCGGAGCGATGGGCCTGATGCAGATCATGCCCGCAACCTGGGCCAACCTGCGCGCGCGTTATCGTCTCGGATCGGACCCGTTCGATCCGCGCGACAACATCATGGCGGGCGCAGCCTATCTGCGCGAGATGCACGACCGCTACGGCAACGCCGCTGCCATGCTGGCCGCCTACAATGCGGGGCCCGGCCGCTATGAACAGTATCTTTCACGCGGTCGTCCGCTGCCACGCGAGACGCGCGCCTATCTCACGAAGCTGACAGCGGTCACGGGTAATTCCGGCTACGCGACGCTTGCTGCGGCGCCACCGCCCGATCCACTCGCCTGGCGCCGCGCGCGCCTGTTTCCAGCGCGGGCAGATGGCATCCCGGCCACTGAGGATGCGGTGACTGACGAAGCTTCGGATTCTTCGCCGACCGCGCCACCCGGTGCTGTCGAGCCGCCGGCAAACGGTCTTTTCGTATCGCTTTCAGGGCAATGA